GGTAGCTCAAATTCTCGCAACTTTGTGCTGCGGTGTTTTCTTTGGAGCGGCTCTCTACATCTCGCTGGTGCAGCATCCGGCAGCTTTGGAGACGGGAGGCGAGTTCGCTGCGCGTTTCTTTCCGCCGATGTACGCGCGGGCTTCGGTCATGCAAGCGAGCCTCGCAATCATGGGAACGATTGCAGCGCTGGGTGCGTACCTCTTGGGCGCGGGTCGTGCCTGGCTGTTCGGTGCCGTTCTGCTGGCCAGCGTCATCCCGTTCACCTTCCTTGTGATCGACCCTGTCAACCAACAGCTCAAGACGATCGATCCGTCTGCCGATCGCGCCGTAGAGCTCTTAATCCGATGGGACCGCCTCCACTTGGCTCGAACCGTCGCGAGCGGACTATCGTTTGTAATGTGTCTTGTCGGTATTGTTCGACGAGAATCTGACTACCCCCATGAAGCAACTCACATGCAAAGGAGACGAAGGCGCGGCTGAGGCCTCCGGCACAAGTCTCAAGCTAGACGTTGACTGGAAGCAGGCCGTGGCTCAGCTTGATCAACGCGGGTTCGCGCTGCTCAAGGGCATGCTCTCGCAAGACGAGTGCGAAACCCTCGCCGCGAGTTACGACGACGACGAACAATTTCGCTCGCGCATCGACATGTCCCGTTACGCTTTCGGCCGGGGCGAGTACAAATATTATAAATACCCGCTGCCTCCGATCGTGCAGCAGTTGAGATCGTCGATGTATCCGCATCTGGCGCCGCTGGCCAATCAATGGCTCGACCGGCTCGGGAGCAAGCAGCCGCAGTACCCGAAAGAATTAACGGACTTCACCCGGCAATGCCACCGCGCCGGACAAAAACGGCCGACGCCGTTAATGCTGAAGTACGGGCCGGGCGATTTTAATTGCCTGCACCGAGATCTATACGGCGAGCTTTTCTTTCCTTTTCAAGTCACTTTCTTTTTGAGCCAGCGAGAGAAGGATTATACAGGCGGTGAATTCGTGCTGGCAGAGCAGCAGCCGCGCCGGCAATCGCGAATCGAAGTGCTGGCTCCAAACCAGGGCGATGCGGTGATCTTCTCCGTCGACCATCGCCCGATCCGCGGCGCCCGCGGCTATTACCGAGCCCACCTGCGCCACGGCGTTAGCACGGTGCGCTCGGGCAGCAGATACACTTTGGGAATCATTTTTCACGATGCAAAGTAGACCCATTGTCCGACGGTAGATTCAATTGTATTTTATGTGCCCTGAAGACGACCATCGATCCCGCCGGCAGATTGGTGATCCCGAAGGATATTCGCCGCGAAGCCGGGAGGGCCGCTCGATATTCGTTGGGAGAACGGCACGATCGCCATTACTCCCGCTCCGTTGCCCGTCAAGCTCGAA
This window of the Candidatus Binatia bacterium genome carries:
- a CDS encoding DUF1772 domain-containing protein translates to MAREVAQILATLCCGVFFGAALYISLVQHPAALETGGEFAARFFPPMYARASVMQASLAIMGTIAALGAYLLGAGRAWLFGAVLLASVIPFTFLVIDPVNQQLKTIDPSADRAVELLIRWDRLHLARTVASGLSFVMCLVGIVRRESDYPHEATHMQRRRRRG
- a CDS encoding 2OG-Fe(II) oxygenase; amino-acid sequence: MKQLTCKGDEGAAEASGTSLKLDVDWKQAVAQLDQRGFALLKGMLSQDECETLAASYDDDEQFRSRIDMSRYAFGRGEYKYYKYPLPPIVQQLRSSMYPHLAPLANQWLDRLGSKQPQYPKELTDFTRQCHRAGQKRPTPLMLKYGPGDFNCLHRDLYGELFFPFQVTFFLSQREKDYTGGEFVLAEQQPRRQSRIEVLAPNQGDAVIFSVDHRPIRGARGYYRAHLRHGVSTVRSGSRYTLGIIFHDAK